The Polyangium mundeleinium genome contains the following window.
CCGGCCTCTCCTCGATCGGCGTCGGCTGGGCGCCCGGCGACGCGCTCCAGCACTTCATCCAGTTCCAGGTCTTCAACCAGGATCTCACGCCGCGCTCGCAGCCCGTCTCCCTCACGGACGGCTTCACCGACTCGGTCTACCCCACCGTCGTCTGGAACCAGGATCGGTACGTCATCGCGTGGTTCGACAGGACGGCGAACCCCAAGGCCATCTACGGCGCCGTCGTCGACGAGGACGGGAACATCCTCGTCGCGCCCAAGGCCCTCACGAACCCTGGCTCCTTCCGCTCGCGTTACCCGAGCCTCAAGGCCCTCGGCGATCGTGTCCTGCTCGTCTACGCCGACGATCGGGATCAGAACGACGGCTACGAGCTCTACGCGCTCATGCTCGACCAGGAGCTCAAGCCGTCCGGCCCCGAGCAACGCGTGACGTTCGCCAAGAGCGACAGCATCTACCCGATCGCGACGTTCGGCCCCGACGGCAACGTCGGCATCCTCTTCCGCGACGACCGCCAAGGCGAGCAGCACGTGTTCTTCACGCGGCTCGGCTGCATCGTGCCTTAGCCTGCTAGCTCGGCCGTCGCCGGAAGGCTCCCGCCTTGTGCACCTTGCCGGGGAGGGGGCGCCCGAGCACCCGCTCGGCCACGTTGCCCGCCTCGATGAGTTGGTCGAGGTCGATCCCCGTCTCGATCCCCATCCCGTGCAGCATGTACACGAGGTCCTCCGTCGCCACGTTCCCCGCGGCGCCCGGCGCGTACGGACAACCTCCGAGACCTCCCACCGACGCGTCGAAGTCCCGCACCCCGAGCTCGAGCCCCACCAGGATGTTCGCCAGCGCCGTCCCGCGCGTGTCGTGCAGGTGCAGCGCGAACTGATCCACCCGCATCGCGTCGAGGCATCGCAGCACGATGTCGCGCGTCTGCTTCGGCGTCCCGACCCCGATCGTGTCGCCGAGTGACACCTGGTAGCAGCCGAGCTCCAGCAGCTTCTTCGTGATCTCGACGCTCCGCTCGGCCGACACCGGGCCCTCGTACGGACATCCCCACACCGTCGACACGTACCCGCGCACGCGCAGGCCCGCTTCGATCGCCGGCGGCACGATCTCCGAGAACACCCCCAGCGTCCGGTCGATCGACTTGTTGATGTTCTTCTGGTTGTGCGTCTCGCTCGCGCTCATGAAGACCGCGATCTCGCTGAGCCCCGTGGCGAGCGCGCGCTCCAGGCCTTTTGCGTTCGGACAGAGCGCGCTGAACGTCACGCCCTCGGGCGGGCGCATCCCGCGCGCGAGCTCCTCGGCGTCCGCGAGCTGCGGCACCCACTTCGGCGACACGAAGCTCGTGATCTCCAGCCGCTTCACGCCGGACGCGACGAGCGCCGCGACGAGCTGCTTCTTCGCTTCGAGCGGCACCACGACCGCCTCGTTTTGCAGGCCGTCGCGCGGGCTCACCTCGTAGAGCGACACCCGATCGGGCGTGTGGGCGAACAGATCGTGCGGGGCGGCGCTCGAGCTCGAGGGGCGATCCGTCATGGGGTGACCATTGTTCGGCATGCGCGCGCGCCGTCAACGCGCTGCGCGCGCGCCGTGATCTTAGCCGTGGACGAGCCTCAGATGCCGCGATTTCGGGCTCGGGGAGAAGGGCACCGGGTAGACACCCGAGAAGCAGGCGGCGCAGTATCCGTTCTCGGCCGCCTCCCCGCTGTTCGGCGAGGGCGGAGGGCTCGGGGACGCCGCCCGCTCGATGTTGCGCACCGACGTGACGAGCCCTTCGAGCGACAGGTACCCGAGCGAGTCGGCCGTCACGTACTTGCAGATTTCGTCGAGGGTGTGCGTCGCGGCGATGAGCTCAGCGCGCGTCGGCGTGTCGATCCCGTAGAAGCAGGGCCAGCGCGTCGGCGGGCTCGAGATCCTGAGGTGCACCTCGCGTGCCCCGGCGTCGCGCACCATCTTCACGATCTTCCGGCTCGTCGTGCCCCGGACGATCGAGTCGTCCACGACCACGACACGCTTGTTCGCGAGCGCGGCGCGGTTCGGGGAGAGCTTCAGCCGCACCCCGAAGTGCCGGATCGACTGCTGCGGCTCGATGAACGTCCGGCCCACGTAATGGCTGCGGATGAGGCCCATCTCGAACGGAGCGCCCGCGCGCTCGGCAAAACCAATCGCCGCGGGCACCCCGGAGTCGGGCACGGGCACCACGACGACGTCGCCCGCGTCATTCCCGCCTGGGATGGGCCCTTCTTCGGCGAGCTTGCGGCCGAGCGCCTTGCGCACCTCGTACACGCTCGCGCCTTCGATGAGCGAGTCGGGGCGCGCGAAGTACACGTGCTCGAAGATGCAGAGCTTGCGCGTGCGCGGCGCGAAAGGCCGGAGCGAGCGCGTCCCGTTCGCGTCCACGATCAGCATCTCGCCCGGCTCGATGTCTCGCACGTACATCGCGCCGATCAGATCAAACGCCGTGGGCTCGCTGGCGATCACGATCGCCTCGGCATTCCCATGCATGAGGCGCCCCATGCAGAGCGGGCGGAAGCCCATCGGATCCCGCACGGCGATGAGCTCGCGCTCCGTGAGGAACAGGATCGAGTAAGCACCTTCGACCTGCCCGAGCGCCTCGGCGACGCGGCTCTCCACGGTGGCCTGCGTGCTCGCGGCGATGAGGTGGACGATCACCTCCGTGTCGCTCGCGCTCTGGAAGATGCTCCCGCGCGCCTCCAGCCGATCCTTCAGCGCCTCGAAGTTCGTCAGGTTGCCGTTGTGCCCGACCGCGATCGACCCGCGCGCGTAATCCACGGCAAACGGCTGTGCGTTGCGGATGTGGGAGCCGCCGGCGGTCGAGTACCGCACGTGGCCGATCGCCCGGTCGCCGGGCAGC
Protein-coding sequences here:
- a CDS encoding hydroxymethylglutaryl-CoA lyase, whose protein sequence is MTDRPSSSSAAPHDLFAHTPDRVSLYEVSPRDGLQNEAVVVPLEAKKQLVAALVASGVKRLEITSFVSPKWVPQLADAEELARGMRPPEGVTFSALCPNAKGLERALATGLSEIAVFMSASETHNQKNINKSIDRTLGVFSEIVPPAIEAGLRVRGYVSTVWGCPYEGPVSAERSVEITKKLLELGCYQVSLGDTIGVGTPKQTRDIVLRCLDAMRVDQFALHLHDTRGTALANILVGLELGVRDFDASVGGLGGCPYAPGAAGNVATEDLVYMLHGMGIETGIDLDQLIEAGNVAERVLGRPLPGKVHKAGAFRRRPS
- the purF gene encoding amidophosphoribosyltransferase is translated as MCGVFGIYGHPEAANITYLGLHALQHRGQEAAGIVTSDGERLTPHRSMGLVQAGFSPTDLAALPGDRAIGHVRYSTAGGSHIRNAQPFAVDYARGSIAVGHNGNLTNFEALKDRLEARGSIFQSASDTEVIVHLIAASTQATVESRVAEALGQVEGAYSILFLTERELIAVRDPMGFRPLCMGRLMHGNAEAIVIASEPTAFDLIGAMYVRDIEPGEMLIVDANGTRSLRPFAPRTRKLCIFEHVYFARPDSLIEGASVYEVRKALGRKLAEEGPIPGGNDAGDVVVVPVPDSGVPAAIGFAERAGAPFEMGLIRSHYVGRTFIEPQQSIRHFGVRLKLSPNRAALANKRVVVVDDSIVRGTTSRKIVKMVRDAGAREVHLRISSPPTRWPCFYGIDTPTRAELIAATHTLDEICKYVTADSLGYLSLEGLVTSVRNIERAASPSPPPSPNSGEAAENGYCAACFSGVYPVPFSPSPKSRHLRLVHG